The Sedimentisphaera salicampi genome includes a region encoding these proteins:
- the tssH gene encoding type VI secretion system ATPase TssH: MAEISRLSLFKKLGSLPYKTIESATVFCKLRGNPYVELVHWLYQIGNLQDSDFHRALKYFDADLSRVSRDILEGIDSLPGGATSVSDFSPHIEDAVEKGWLYSSLMFGNNLVRTGHLLVGILKTRELSRIFVNISKEFEKLDAEHYCENFDKINEGSPEESSPEEAVSISDREDVSPVASEGKTLSKYAVNLTEKARNGGLDPVVGRDSEIRQMVNILLRRRQNNPILTGEAGVGKTAVVEGLALRIAEGNVPDTVSDIDIWGLDVGLLQAGASVKGEFEKRLRQVIDEVQASSKPIVLFIDEAHTLIGAGGSAGTGDAANLLKPALARGTLRTIAATTWSEYKKYIEKDPALTRRFQVVQVDEPDEAKAVNMLRNVASCIEAHHGVHILDEAISASVNLSKRYIPSRQLPDKAVSLLDTACSRVVMSQNASPSQIESCQAELSSLETEMKMLQQEISIGLPREERKLEVEADIEQTKEQLEKLQSEWEKEKQIVDKIVDLRKKLVNWEDTQAGKQELSETGDEQNPERSEIYSQLVSAQEELLDCQSERPLVMPAVDTNAVSDVVSDWTGIPVGNMVKNEVESILNLQGRLQDRVLGQDHALEAISRRMRVSRARVENPNKPIGVMFLVGPSGVGKTETALALAETLYGGEESLITINMSEFQEAHTVSTLKGSPPGYVGYGEGGVLTEAVRRKPYSVVLLDEVEKAHRDVHEIFFQVFDKGYMEDAEGRSIDFRNTLILLTSNVGTDLVMNLCKDPDLMPEPEGLSDSLRKPLLEVFPPALLGRMFVVPYYPISDETLRKIVELQLSRVKNRVEKNHKINFEYSSSVPELVAARCNECDSGARLVESIITDSILPSISEEILKRMINSEEIKSISVDADGNELSYKFG, encoded by the coding sequence ATGGCGGAAATAAGCAGATTATCACTCTTTAAAAAGCTGGGCAGCCTGCCCTATAAGACTATAGAAAGCGCTACTGTTTTCTGTAAATTACGGGGCAACCCATATGTAGAGCTTGTGCATTGGCTGTATCAGATAGGGAATTTGCAGGACTCAGATTTCCACAGGGCGTTAAAATATTTCGATGCAGACCTCTCCAGGGTATCAAGAGATATCCTGGAGGGGATTGATTCGCTTCCTGGAGGCGCTACCTCTGTTTCGGATTTTTCGCCTCATATTGAAGATGCAGTTGAAAAGGGCTGGCTGTACAGCTCTCTAATGTTTGGGAACAATTTGGTCAGGACTGGCCATTTGCTTGTTGGGATTCTCAAAACAAGAGAGCTCAGCCGAATTTTTGTCAATATCTCAAAGGAATTTGAGAAGCTTGATGCAGAGCATTACTGTGAAAATTTTGATAAGATAAACGAAGGTTCGCCTGAGGAAAGCAGCCCGGAAGAAGCAGTTTCTATAAGTGATCGCGAAGATGTTTCGCCAGTTGCTTCTGAAGGTAAGACGCTTTCAAAGTATGCAGTTAATTTAACTGAAAAAGCACGTAATGGTGGTTTAGACCCGGTAGTCGGCAGAGATTCTGAGATCAGGCAGATGGTTAATATCCTCCTGCGGCGCAGGCAAAATAATCCGATTCTCACCGGCGAGGCCGGAGTTGGCAAAACAGCTGTCGTTGAAGGCCTTGCCTTGCGGATAGCGGAAGGCAACGTGCCTGATACAGTAAGCGATATTGACATATGGGGCCTTGATGTCGGACTTTTGCAGGCTGGGGCAAGTGTTAAAGGTGAATTTGAAAAGAGGCTCAGGCAGGTGATTGATGAGGTTCAGGCATCCAGCAAGCCGATAGTTCTGTTCATTGATGAGGCACACACTCTCATAGGTGCAGGCGGAAGCGCAGGTACAGGTGATGCGGCTAATCTGCTCAAGCCTGCTCTTGCCCGAGGTACTCTGAGGACAATTGCAGCCACCACTTGGTCAGAATACAAGAAGTATATCGAAAAAGACCCTGCCCTTACAAGGCGTTTTCAGGTAGTTCAGGTTGATGAGCCGGATGAAGCAAAGGCAGTTAATATGCTCAGGAACGTCGCCTCGTGTATTGAGGCACATCACGGCGTGCATATTCTCGACGAGGCTATCTCTGCCTCAGTTAATCTTTCAAAGAGATATATCCCTTCAAGGCAGCTTCCAGACAAGGCGGTGAGCCTTTTGGATACAGCCTGTTCAAGGGTGGTTATGAGCCAGAATGCCAGCCCTTCACAGATTGAATCCTGCCAGGCGGAACTGAGCTCACTTGAGACTGAAATGAAAATGCTCCAGCAGGAGATTTCAATTGGTCTTCCAAGAGAGGAAAGAAAGCTGGAGGTGGAAGCTGATATTGAACAAACTAAAGAACAGCTTGAGAAGCTACAAAGCGAGTGGGAAAAAGAAAAACAGATTGTTGACAAGATTGTTGATCTCAGGAAGAAGCTCGTAAACTGGGAAGACACTCAGGCAGGCAAGCAGGAACTCTCTGAAACGGGCGATGAACAAAATCCTGAACGTTCTGAGATTTATTCGCAGCTAGTATCAGCTCAAGAGGAGCTTCTGGATTGCCAGTCCGAGAGGCCTCTTGTGATGCCGGCAGTGGATACTAATGCTGTCAGCGATGTAGTTTCAGACTGGACAGGAATCCCTGTTGGCAATATGGTGAAGAATGAAGTCGAATCGATTCTTAATCTTCAGGGCAGGCTTCAGGATAGAGTGTTGGGGCAGGACCACGCCCTTGAAGCTATATCAAGAAGGATGCGTGTAAGCCGGGCACGCGTGGAAAATCCCAACAAGCCGATAGGAGTTATGTTTTTAGTTGGCCCGAGCGGCGTAGGTAAAACTGAGACAGCCCTGGCCCTTGCGGAAACACTCTACGGTGGTGAAGAGAGCCTGATAACCATCAATATGAGCGAGTTTCAGGAAGCTCATACCGTATCCACACTCAAAGGTTCTCCACCCGGATATGTGGGCTACGGCGAAGGCGGCGTGCTTACTGAGGCCGTTCGCAGAAAACCTTACAGCGTTGTTCTGCTTGATGAGGTGGAAAAAGCCCATCGCGACGTGCATGAGATATTCTTTCAGGTGTTTGATAAAGGCTATATGGAAGATGCAGAGGGCAGAAGCATAGATTTTAGAAACACTCTCATTCTGCTAACAAGCAACGTCGGAACAGATTTGGTAATGAATCTCTGCAAAGATCCTGATCTTATGCCGGAGCCGGAGGGGCTTTCAGATTCGTTGAGAAAACCGCTGCTGGAAGTTTTTCCGCCTGCTTTGCTTGGGAGGATGTTTGTAGTCCCATACTACCCAATCTCTGATGAAACATTGAGAAAAATCGTTGAGCTTCAGCTCAGCAGAGTCAAGAATCGCGTTGAGAAAAACCATAAAATCAACTTTGAATATTCCAGCTCTGTTCCTGAGCTTGTGGCGGCAAGGTGCAATGAATGCGACAGCGGGGCAAGGCTGGTAGAATCTATTATTACAGACTCTATCCTGCCTTCTATCAGCGAAGAGATCCTCAAGCGAATGATTAATAGTGAAGAGATTAAGAGCATAAGTGTTGATGCCGATGGAAATGAATTGAGTTATAAGTTTGGTTAG